The Thalassophryne amazonica chromosome 6, fThaAma1.1, whole genome shotgun sequence genome includes a region encoding these proteins:
- the LOC117511475 gene encoding LOW QUALITY PROTEIN: protein Wnt-5a-like (The sequence of the model RefSeq protein was modified relative to this genomic sequence to represent the inferred CDS: deleted 1 base in 1 codon), whose product MSEKDIVIYLFWHCLSCCSRETAFTYAISAAGVVNAVSRACREGELSSCGCSRAARPKDLPRDWLWGGCGDNLNYGYRFSKEFVDAREREKSYPKGSYESARLLMNLHNNEAGRRVYCSDLANVSCKCHGVSGSCSLKTCWLQLADFRKVGDALKEKYDSAAAMKLNSRGRLVQMHSKFNAPTSHDLVYIESSPDYCLKNQSTGSLGTVGRLCNKTSEGMDGCELMCCGRGYDQYKAQIVERCHCKFHWCCYVKCKRCTKIVDQFVCK is encoded by the exons atgagtgaaaaggacATTGTGATTTACCTCTTCTGGCACTGTCTGAGCTGCT GCAGTCGAGAAACTGCTTTCACGTATGCCATCAGTGCAGCCGGTGTGGTGAATGCCGTGAGCCGTGCCTGCAGAGAGGGGGAGCTCTCCAGCTGTGGATGTAGCCGTGCAGCTCGCCCCAAAGACCTGCCCCGAGACTGGCTGTGGGGCGGCTGCGGGGACAACCTCAACTATGGCTATAGGTTCTCCAAGGAATTTGTGGATGCACGCGAGCGAGAGAAGAGCTACCCCAAAGGCTCGTACGAGAGTGCACGGCTGTTGATGAATCTTCACAACAATGAGGCAGGAAGGAGGGTAT ATTGTTCGGACCTGGCCAACGTGTCCTGTAAATGTCACGGCGTGTCAGGCTCATGCAGCCTTAAGACCTGCTGGCTGCAGTTGGCCGACTTCCGCAAAGTG GGCGACGCACTGAAGGAGAAGTACGACAGTGCCGCCGCCATGAAGCTCAATTCGCGTGGAAGATTGGTGCAGATGCACAGCAAGTTCAACGCACCCACGAGCCACGACCTGGTGTACATCGAGTCCAGTCCAGACTACTGCCTGAAAAACCAGAGCACAGGCTCCCTGGGCACAGTGGGACGCCTGTGCAACAAGACGTCCGAAGGCATGGACGGGTGCGAGCTGATGTGCTGCGGACGTGGTTACGACCAGTACAAGGCCCAGATAGTGGAGCGATGCCACTGCAAGTTCCATTGGTGCTGCTACGTAAAATGCAAGCGCTGCACCAAAATTGTAGACCAATTTGTGTGCAAGTGA